One window of the Diachasmimorpha longicaudata isolate KC_UGA_2023 chromosome 9, iyDiaLong2, whole genome shotgun sequence genome contains the following:
- the LOC135166205 gene encoding cytochrome c oxidase subunit 5B, mitochondrial-like, which yields MASLCGRTFFQLPRRSFSRAAVLSTKKRLPDPLDLATGLEKQELLARQAGNDDPFMMKPLKRGVGTKAQPNLVPSAFNSRLIGCVCEDEATHVIWMWLHNGKPRRCECGHWFKIEKKQPIMVPEEYVE from the exons ATGGCCTCGTTGTGCGGGCGAACATTTTTCCAACTACCACGTCGGTCATTCTCGAGGGCAGCTGTACTCAGTACCAAAAAAC GACTTCCTGACCCCCTGGATCTCGCCACTGGGTTGGAGAAGCAGGAACTTCTGGCCCGTCAAGCTGGAAACGAT GACCCCTTCATGATGAAACCCCTGAAACGTGGGGTAGGCACCAAGGCCCAACCAAATTTAGTTCCAAGTGCATTCAACAGCCGACTGATTGGATGTGTCTGCGAGGACGAGGCAACTCATGTTATTTGGATGTGGCTACACAACGGAAAGCCGAGACGCTGCGAGTGCGGTCACTGGTTTAAAATCGAGAAAAAACAACCAATTATGGTTCCAGAAGAGTACGTGGAGTAA
- the LOC135166160 gene encoding peroxisomal membrane protein PEX13: MNQQRPCTSQFRQTPGVLSGGTPYAPAMAVSQPPPLPPRRITNSYQSYGGYRPGFVGGYGGYNSYGFGSNLGYGGSYGGYGSYGNSYGSPYGNFGHPSGDVENRFVQFAEESTRPAFQSIESIVHTFSSVTMMLESTFFAMTSSFKAILSVADNVGRVRNMFGQLLSTFALIRFLKWLYRKIMFQLGLRPDDPNSDAVWQKTVLEVANGEKTGPSTWPILIFLGLLVGIPYLIHKLVSQNIPQNTINQNDPKEWFKCKEPVFSATAAYDFTAATPEEMSLRAGQKVWLAPESLQPKNLPGWSKATDSVNVGLIPSNYVTLVGLLKKKAEVETLKIPEVEENMKEDKSLDESFPDINETDGTNTQSLPEES; the protein is encoded by the exons ATGAATCAGCAGAGACCGTGTACCAGTCAATTTCGACAGACACCTGGAGTTTTATCAGG TGGAACTCCCTATGCACCGGCAATGGCAGTCTCGCAGCCCCCGCCGTTGCCTCCACGACGAATAACAAATTCGTATCAGTCATACGGTGGCTACAGGCCCGGGTTTGTGGGTGGATATGGGGGATACAATTCATACGGGTTTGGGAGTAACCTGGGTTACGGGGGATCCTACGGGGGATACGGATCGTACGGTAACTCTTATGGGAGCCCTTACGGGAACTTCGGGCATCCCAGTGGAGACGTGGAGAACCGATTCGTTCAGTTTGCAGAAGAAAGCACCAGACCAGCATTCCAGTCCATTGAGTCAATCGTACACACATTCTCATCTGTCACTATGATGCTGGAGTCAACATTCTTCGCTATGACGAGCTCCTTCAAGGCGATCCTCAGCGTAGCAGATAATGTCGGGAGGGTCCGCAACATGTTTGGACAGTTGCTCAGCACTTTTGCACTCATTAGGTTCCTCAAATGGTTGTATAGGAAAATTATGTTTCAATTag GTTTAAGACCAGATGATCCAAACTCCGACGCAGTTTGGCAGAAAACTGTGCTGGAGGTGGCCAACGGTGAGAAAACTGGCCCCAGCACATGGCCAATTCTCATATTTCTGGGCCTCCTCGTGGGAATTCCCTATCTAATCCACAAACTGGTGTCCCAAAACATCCCCCAAAATACTATAAACCAGAACGATCCGAAAGAGTGGTTCAAATGCAAGGAGCCAGTGTTCTCGGCGACTGCAGCTTACGACTTCACAGCAGCTACTCCCGAGGAAATGAGTCTAAGAGCCGGACAAAAGGTCTGGCTAGCCCCCGAGTCCCTTCAACCGAAAAATCTCCCAGGATGGTCTAAAGCAACTGACAGTGTCAACGTTGGGCTCATCCCCTCGAATTACGTGACTCTTGTTGGGCTCTTGAAGAAAAAAGCCGAAGTCGAAACTCTAAAAATTCCAGAAGTGGAGGAGAATATGAAAGAGGACAAGAGCCTCGATGAATCCTTCCCAGATATTAATGAGACTGATGGCACAAATACACAATCACTCCCCGAGGAATCTTGA
- the LOC135166206 gene encoding protein phosphatase 1 regulatory subunit 14B — protein sequence MEGGGVLTAERSPARANLHVAFTEKGEVKERREKFLTAKYGSHQMSLIRKRLAVEMWLFDELQKLYESVTADNGKSREVEVDIDELLDMDTDDRRRAHLQELLVDAKKPHDVKKFINDLLEKAKTL from the exons ATGGAGGGAGGTGGTGTATTAACGGCTGAACGGAGTCCTGCACGAGCTAATTTGCACGTGGCGTTCACGGAAAAAGGTGAAGTCAAAGAGAGACGTGAGAAATTTCTCACGGCCAAGTATGGCTCACATCAAATGTCGTTAATTAGGAAGAGATTGGCGGTGGAAATGTGGCTGTTTGATGAGCTTCAGAAGCTGTATGAATCAGTT ACTGCCGACAATGGAAAGAGTCGAGAGGTGGAGGTCGATATTGATGAACTCCTGGACATGGACACCGACGATCGTAGACGTGCCCACCTCCAA GAATTATTGGTAGATGCGAAAAAACCACATGATGTGAAG AAATTCATCAACGATTTATTAGAAAAGGCGAAAACCCTCTGA
- the LOC135166122 gene encoding U4/U6.U5 tri-snRNP-associated protein 1, with translation MGSSKRHKSEKSREVKKRRHRSRTRSRSRSRSYSPDRHSSSRHHKKHKRKERKEYDSDVEIVSAPPPPKISRPTEDAPPPPKISAKPRSPSPKGGAAVLSCSIEETNKLRAQLGLKPLEVDSGPSKEDPNKLKDDLGEFYHKPAENTASTALTQKHRERIETHKQKRKIEATLSKVHLLGEDDSNDDANEWVEKTRKLAEEKKKAEDRAKLLEEMEAVFGVESLVKEEVQSDRKQAYTERDLKGLRVEHDIENFAERNVILTLKDKGVLDDEEDVLENVNMRDDERYKRSVINKKKKPGYDAYDDDNFDEFGLPKNKVLEKYDEEIDGERKQSFALGIDSAKEAEQRRSVMIKQKLANKRLETIKVTELKLASEYYNEEELAKFKKTKKKRKVKRSLRDKVLTADDLIPDTDYLRDLGSRRRKRPDDSLVPEPVKEEIKTEEDFREELLLSRKQQKLLKPKKKSLETITDFIKTEVEEVEDSGGNIEFVATAEFCRTLGDIPTYGLAGNREDNDQDMMDFEEPEVRDEVMQEEDDGRGAWNSVEVEEKSTEPVAIEAAILDIEPSLGQGVGGALKLAMSKGYLQKEDTNRPSVSRFAHLQAQNYSIEDKTYGDDDKFGRRDRFNGPTSEFKERDGFKPNPKLEYIDDDGHVLTPKEAFRYLSHKFHGKGPGKNKVEKRMKKAEQEVLMKRMSSTDTPLGTLNLLQAKQKETQSPFIVLSGSKQMNTTISKSKH, from the coding sequence TGGAGATCGTGAGTGCCCCACCGCCTCCAAAGATCTCAAGACCCACCGAAGATGCCCCACCGCCCCCAAAGATCTCAGCAAAGCCCCGGAGTCCCTCCCCAAAGGGAGGTGCAGCCGTCCTGAGCTGCTCCATCGAGGAAACCAATAAACTTCGCGCCCAGCTGGGTCTCAAACCCTTGGAAGTGGACTCTGGTCCCTCCAAGGAGGACCCCAACAAACTCAAGGACGACCTCGGCGAGTTCTACCACAAGCCAGCGGAGAACACAGCCAGCACAGCACTGACACAAAAACACCGAGAGAGGATAGAGACCCACAAGCAGAAACGTAAAATCGAAGCAACTCTATCCAAAGTACATCTCTTAGGAGAGGACGACTCCAACGATGATGCCAATGAGTGGGTGGAGAAGACCCGAAAGCTCGctgaggagaagaaaaaagcGGAGGACAGGGCCAAACTCTTGGAGGAGATGGAGGCTGTCTTTGGAGTTGAATCCTTGGTGAAAGAGGAAGTGCAGAGCGATAGGAAGCAGGCGTACACTGAGAGGGATTTAAAGGGTCTCAGGGTGGAACACGACATTGAGAATTTCGCTGAGAGAAACGTAATTCTCACCCTGAAAGATAAAGGGGTCTTGGATGATGAGGAGGACGTCCTGGAAAATGTCAATATGAGGGATGATGAGCGCTACAAGAGGAGTGTCATCAACAAGAAGAAGAAACCGGGTTATGACGCTTATGACGACGACAACTTCGACGAGTTTGGCCTACCGAAAAATAAAGTCCTCGAGAAATACGACGAGGAGATTGATGGTGAGCGCAAGCAGTCCTTTGCTCTGGGGATAGACAGTGCCAAGGAGGCAGAACAGCGAAGATCTGTCATGATAAAGCAGAAGCTTGCGAACAAACGCCTGGAGACTATTAAAGTTACAGAGTTGAAACTCGCGAGTGAATATTATAATGAAGAGGAGCTGGCGAAGTTCAAGAAGACCAAGAAGAAGAGGAAAGTGAAAAGGTCGCTTAGGGATAAGGTACTGACAGCTGATGATTTAATACCGGACACTGATTATCTGAGGGACCTGGGAAGTAGGAGGAGGAAACGTCCAGATGATTCGTTAGTTCCTGAGCCTGTTAAGGAGGAGATCAAGACGGAGGAGGACTTCAGGGAGGAGCTTCTGCTGAGTCGAAAGCAGCAGAAGCTGCTGAAACCCAAGAAGAAGAGCTTAGAGACGATCACTGATTTTATCAAGACAGAAGTCGAGGAGGTGGAGGACAGTGGAGGAAATATTGAGTTCGTCGCGACTGCTGAATTCTGCAGGACACTTGGGGATATTCCGACTTATGGACTTGCTGGTAACAGGGAGGACAATGATCAGGATATGATGGACTTTGAGGAGCCGGAGGTGAGGGATGAGGTAATGCAGGAGGAGGACGATGGTCGTGGAGCTTGGAATTCAGTTGAGGTGGAGGAAAAATCGACAGAACCTGTCGCTATTGAGGCGGCTATTCTGGATATTGAACCCTCTCTTGGGCAGGGGGTAGGGGGAGCTTTGAAGCTGGCGATGAGCAAGGGATATCTGCAGAAGGAAGACACTAATAGGCCTTCTGTCAGTCGTTTTGCTCATCTCCAGGCGCAGAATTACTCAATCGAGGACAAGACTTATGGCGACGATGACAAATTTGGGAGGAGGGACAGGTTCAATGGACCCACCTCTGAGTTCAAAGAGAGAGATGGCTTCAAACCTAATCCGAAGTTGGAGTACATTGATGATGATGGACATGTGCTGACTCCCAAGGAGGCCTTCAGGTACCTCTCGCATAAGTTTCATGGCAAGGGACCTGGGAAGAATAAAGTGgagaagagaatgaaaaaggcGGAGCAGGAAGTGCTTATGAAGAGGATGTCCTCCACTGATACTCCGTTGGGGACGCTCAATCTGCTTCAGGCCAAGCAGAAGGAGACTCAGTCACCATTTATTGTGCTGAGTGGAAGCAAGCAGATGAATACTACGATATCCAAGTCCaaacattga